Proteins encoded within one genomic window of Pararhizobium capsulatum DSM 1112:
- a CDS encoding YitT family protein: MTQLINALGFWNTSATRHTPVEDVQGIFSGSLVAALGLYVLASAGLLTGSTAGVAFLLHYAMGINFGLAFFLLNVPFFYLSWKRLGMAFTVKTFIAIAITSLLTNLQADVFQIASIHPAWAALLGGLLLGFGLLALYRHRASLGGVGILGIYLQERFGIRAGLVQLAIDLCVLAAAFFVTTPPVVMYSVLGAVVLNLFLTINHRADRYIAL; the protein is encoded by the coding sequence ATGACCCAGCTTATCAATGCCCTTGGTTTCTGGAATACCAGCGCGACTCGCCATACGCCGGTCGAAGACGTGCAGGGTATTTTCTCCGGCAGCCTCGTCGCGGCTCTGGGCCTCTACGTGCTGGCAAGTGCCGGCCTGCTCACCGGCAGCACGGCCGGCGTGGCTTTCCTCCTGCACTATGCGATGGGTATCAATTTCGGCCTCGCTTTCTTTCTTCTGAACGTGCCGTTCTTCTATCTGTCCTGGAAGCGGCTCGGCATGGCCTTCACGGTGAAAACCTTCATCGCGATCGCGATTACATCGCTTCTGACGAACCTGCAGGCCGACGTCTTCCAGATCGCCAGCATCCACCCGGCCTGGGCGGCGCTGCTCGGCGGGCTTCTGCTCGGTTTTGGACTTCTGGCGCTGTATCGCCACCGCGCCAGCCTTGGCGGCGTCGGCATTCTCGGCATCTACTTGCAGGAGCGCTTCGGCATTCGCGCCGGCCTGGTGCAGCTTGCCATCGACCTTTGCGTTCTGGCGGCCGCCTTTTTCGTGACGACCCCGCCGGTCGTCATGTACTCCGTGCTCGGCGCGGTGGTGCTGAACCTTTTCCTGACCATCAACCACCGTGCTGATCGTTATATCGCCCTGTAA
- a CDS encoding ligase-associated DNA damage response DEXH box helicase: protein MNQIDSARAAQAPIALPAPFLRWFAEKGWSPRAHQLDLLSQAQGGESMLLIAPTGAGKTLAGFLPSLVSLTERGKIPPGSAFTGLHTLYISPLKALAVDIERNLMKPVTEMGLPVRIENRTGDTPQAKRQRQKLNPPDILLTTPEQLALLLANGEAERFFKDLKYVVFDELHSLVTSKRGHLLSLGLSRLRRLAPSLQAIGLSATVADPMDLQRWLVAQSPEENRHAGLITVTGGAKPEISILKTEERVPWSGHQAAYAMPAVYEAIRDTKTTLLFVNTRSQAERLFQELWTINDDNLPIALHHGSLDVAQRRRVEAAMSENRLRAVVATSTLDLGIDWGDVDMVIHVGAPKGASRLAQRIGRANHRMDEPSRAILVPANRFEVMECQAALDANYLGAQDTPPVGRGALDVLAQHVLGMACAAPFDPLELYAEITSASPYADLSWETFERIIDFVATGGYALRTYERYAKIRKTKEGLWRVSNPQIAQQYRLNVGTIIEAPMLNVRLVKRNARGSLGRGGFSLGKVEEYFLEMLSPGDTFLFSGKVLRFEGIRENECLVSQGYTLDPKVPSYAGGKFPLSTYLAAQVRKMLADPSRHATLPEQVRDWLSLQKDFSTLPKEDELLIETFPHGQRHFMVAYAFEGRLAHQTLSMLLTRRLDRAGLRPLGFVATDYSLAIWGLEDMGAAFKKGKPSLGALFDEDMLGDDLEAWLNESYLLKRTFRNCAVIAGLIDQRHPGKEKSGRQVTVSADLIYDVLRSHEPDHILLEATRNDAATGLLDIGRLGDMLERIKSHIRHQQLDRVSPLAVPIMLEIGREIVAGEAQDVLLAEAADELMNEIMAGP, encoded by the coding sequence GTGAACCAGATCGATTCCGCACGGGCTGCGCAGGCGCCCATCGCCCTTCCCGCTCCCTTCCTGCGCTGGTTCGCGGAAAAGGGCTGGAGCCCGCGCGCCCATCAGCTCGATCTTCTCTCCCAGGCTCAGGGTGGCGAGAGCATGCTGCTGATCGCGCCGACCGGAGCTGGCAAGACACTTGCGGGTTTTCTGCCGTCGCTCGTTTCACTGACGGAGCGCGGCAAAATCCCGCCCGGCTCTGCCTTCACCGGCCTCCACACGCTCTATATCTCGCCGCTGAAGGCGCTGGCTGTCGATATCGAACGCAATCTGATGAAGCCCGTGACGGAAATGGGCCTGCCGGTGCGCATTGAAAACCGCACGGGAGACACACCGCAGGCCAAGCGCCAGCGCCAAAAACTCAATCCGCCGGATATCCTGCTGACAACACCGGAGCAGCTTGCGCTTCTTCTGGCCAACGGCGAGGCGGAGCGCTTCTTCAAGGACCTGAAATATGTGGTCTTCGACGAGCTGCATTCGCTTGTCACCTCGAAACGCGGGCATCTGCTTTCGCTTGGCCTGTCACGGCTGAGAAGGCTTGCGCCATCCCTCCAGGCAATCGGGCTTTCCGCGACCGTCGCCGATCCCATGGACCTGCAGCGCTGGCTGGTAGCGCAGTCACCTGAGGAGAACCGACATGCCGGCCTGATCACCGTCACCGGCGGCGCCAAGCCCGAGATCAGCATCCTGAAGACCGAGGAGCGCGTTCCGTGGTCGGGCCATCAGGCGGCCTATGCAATGCCGGCGGTCTACGAGGCTATCCGGGACACCAAGACGACACTGCTTTTCGTCAATACCCGCAGCCAGGCAGAGCGGCTCTTCCAGGAACTCTGGACGATCAACGACGACAATTTGCCGATAGCGCTGCATCACGGCTCGCTCGATGTCGCCCAGCGGCGGCGGGTGGAGGCCGCCATGTCCGAAAACAGATTGCGCGCTGTCGTTGCCACGTCCACCCTCGATCTCGGCATCGACTGGGGCGATGTCGACATGGTCATCCATGTCGGGGCGCCGAAGGGGGCAAGCCGGCTTGCCCAGCGCATCGGCCGCGCCAATCACCGCATGGACGAGCCGAGCCGCGCCATTCTGGTGCCTGCCAACCGCTTCGAGGTGATGGAATGCCAGGCGGCACTCGATGCCAACTATCTGGGCGCGCAGGATACGCCGCCGGTCGGGCGTGGGGCGCTTGATGTGCTCGCCCAGCATGTGCTCGGCATGGCCTGCGCCGCGCCCTTCGATCCGCTGGAACTTTACGCCGAGATCACCAGCGCATCACCTTACGCCGATCTCTCCTGGGAGACCTTCGAGCGGATTATCGATTTTGTCGCGACCGGCGGCTATGCGCTTCGCACCTACGAGCGCTACGCCAAGATCCGCAAGACGAAGGAAGGGCTTTGGCGGGTCTCCAACCCGCAGATCGCCCAGCAATATCGCCTGAACGTCGGCACAATCATCGAAGCACCGATGCTCAACGTGCGCCTCGTAAAGCGCAATGCGCGTGGCAGCCTTGGGCGTGGCGGTTTTTCGCTGGGCAAGGTCGAGGAATATTTCCTGGAGATGCTGTCGCCGGGGGATACCTTCCTGTTTTCCGGCAAGGTGCTGCGCTTCGAGGGCATCCGCGAAAACGAATGTCTGGTGAGCCAGGGCTATACGCTCGATCCGAAGGTGCCCTCCTATGCCGGCGGCAAGTTTCCGCTCTCTACCTATCTCGCCGCCCAGGTCCGCAAGATGCTGGCGGACCCGAGCCGTCATGCCACACTTCCAGAACAGGTGCGCGACTGGCTGTCCTTGCAGAAGGACTTTTCCACCCTGCCGAAGGAAGACGAGCTTCTGATCGAGACCTTTCCGCACGGACAGCGCCATTTCATGGTCGCCTATGCCTTCGAAGGCCGGCTGGCGCACCAGACGCTCAGCATGCTGCTCACCCGCCGTCTTGATCGGGCGGGCCTTAGGCCACTCGGCTTCGTTGCCACGGATTATTCGCTGGCGATCTGGGGTTTGGAGGACATGGGTGCCGCTTTCAAAAAGGGAAAACCATCGCTTGGTGCACTTTTCGATGAGGACATGCTCGGCGACGATCTCGAAGCATGGCTGAACGAGAGCTATCTCCTGAAACGCACCTTCCGCAACTGTGCCGTCATCGCCGGGCTGATCGACCAGCGCCATCCGGGCAAGGAAAAATCCGGCCGGCAGGTTACTGTTTCCGCCGATCTCATTTACGACGTATTGCGCAGCCATGAGCCCGATCACATCCTGCTGGAAGCTACCCGCAACGATGCGGCGACGGGACTTTTGGATATCGGCCGGCTTGGCGATATGCTGGAGCGAATCAAAAGCCATATCCGCCACCAGCAGCTGGATCGTGTTTCACCGCTGGCGGTGCCTATCATGCTGGAAATCGGCCGCGAAATCGTCGCCGGCGAAGCCCAGGACGTGCTGCTGGCGGAAGCGGCCGACGAATTGATGAACGAGATCATGGCCGGCCCCTAA
- the pdeM gene encoding ligase-associated DNA damage response endonuclease PdeM, with product MHRLAYATKTASAYPALSDRIEINGIAGFCDPLGGLLLPDLGALVVSDLHLEKGSAFARRGMMLPPYDTLATLRILEAIIARHDPKIVISLGDNFHDRVGSSLMPPQFRGMIEDVARGREWIWINGNHDPDGAMTLPGVSMDILRLSNLVFRHEPATENAPGEIAGHLHPAATVVRREKRVRRACFATDGIRLIMPAFGVTTGGLDLRHKALTGLFDRPRLIAHLLGRDRIYSVPFGNLVG from the coding sequence ATGCACCGCCTCGCCTATGCCACCAAGACCGCATCCGCCTATCCGGCGCTTTCGGACCGCATCGAGATCAACGGGATCGCCGGCTTCTGCGACCCGCTGGGTGGGTTGCTTTTGCCCGATCTCGGTGCGCTTGTGGTCTCCGACCTGCATCTGGAAAAAGGCTCGGCCTTTGCGCGGCGCGGCATGATGCTGCCACCCTACGACACGCTTGCCACCCTTCGCATCCTGGAGGCCATCATCGCCCGACACGACCCGAAGATCGTGATCAGCCTCGGTGACAATTTTCACGATCGGGTGGGCTCGAGCCTGATGCCACCGCAATTCCGTGGCATGATCGAGGACGTGGCGCGCGGGCGCGAATGGATCTGGATCAACGGCAATCATGACCCTGACGGCGCGATGACCCTGCCGGGCGTATCGATGGACATACTGCGCCTCTCCAATCTCGTCTTCCGCCATGAACCTGCCACCGAGAATGCCCCTGGGGAAATCGCCGGGCACCTGCATCCCGCCGCGACGGTTGTCCGCCGCGAAAAGCGCGTTCGCCGCGCCTGCTTTGCGACCGATGGCATCCGGCTGATCATGCCCGCGTTCGGCGTCACCACCGGCGGCCTTGACCTTCGACACAAGGCGCTGACCGGCCTCTTCGACCGCCCTCGCCTCATCGCCCACCTGCTCGGCCGCGACCGGATTTATTCGGTGCCGTTTGGCAATCTGGTGGGGTGA
- a CDS encoding carboxymuconolactone decarboxylase family protein, whose amino-acid sequence MHPRLNFAKASPAALKAIMALEDHVQNSGLDRRFIHLIKLRASQINGCAYCVDMHVKEARHDGLSEQWINLMCVWRESPVYDARERALLGWVDAVTDIARTGAPDEAYAALKEQFSDEEMTEITVAIGTINVWNRLAVSFRSQHPIDKTAKAA is encoded by the coding sequence ATGCATCCACGTCTCAACTTCGCAAAAGCATCGCCTGCCGCTCTCAAGGCCATTATGGCGCTCGAAGATCATGTCCAGAACAGCGGCCTCGATCGCCGTTTCATCCATCTGATCAAGCTCAGGGCATCGCAGATCAACGGCTGCGCCTATTGTGTCGACATGCACGTCAAGGAAGCCAGGCATGATGGCCTGAGCGAGCAGTGGATCAACCTGATGTGCGTCTGGCGTGAATCGCCCGTCTACGATGCGCGCGAAAGAGCCCTGCTGGGCTGGGTCGATGCCGTGACGGATATTGCCCGCACGGGGGCACCGGATGAGGCCTATGCAGCCTTGAAAGAACAATTTTCCGATGAGGAGATGACCGAAATCACCGTCGCGATCGGCACGATCAACGTCTGGAACCGGCTCGCCGTTTCCTTCCGCTCGCAGCATCCGATCGACAAGACGGCAAAAGCCGCCTGA
- a CDS encoding adenylate/guanylate cyclase domain-containing protein: protein MSEAQPLFAVLRQIVQPAVVDAMERFVRDTPDRKLCRVNVLAFAAQEGLDEEQTINAFLHASHLGLFELSWNVLCPGCGGVLDANTSLRTVQSDSYTCALCAAGYEPTLDEMVEVTFTVSPRVRHIAAHNPEQLSPVEYFRQIYWGSGIDLPDDGFEAKVDEFMLEALELPPGEKAVISLQLPAEFVIIFEPVTHAAQFIDVKGEPTRERQNLTMVFDRGFRHSEILELRPGSFRISVENHTQVRTLPSVCIANEALHELLGRRRPFLTAKRLLSNQTFRDIFRTDTIEVDQRLKITSLTFLFTDLRGSTELYERVGDLAAFDLVKTHFSILREIVGAQAGAVVKTIGDAVMATFPAPSSALVAAMRMRDAMLHLNSERGSEDLVLKIGIHEGPCIAVSLNERQDYFGQTVNIASRVQHLATSREIFATGAVLDDPGVAKFLAGRGLNPMSQSVALRGIADEVRVFAIP, encoded by the coding sequence ATGAGCGAAGCCCAGCCCCTGTTTGCGGTGCTGCGCCAGATCGTGCAGCCTGCTGTCGTTGATGCCATGGAGCGGTTCGTCAGGGATACCCCGGACCGCAAGCTTTGCCGCGTCAATGTTCTCGCTTTTGCCGCGCAGGAGGGGCTGGACGAGGAGCAGACGATCAATGCTTTCCTGCATGCCTCGCATCTCGGCCTCTTCGAACTTTCGTGGAATGTCCTTTGTCCGGGCTGCGGCGGCGTGCTTGACGCCAATACCTCGCTACGAACCGTGCAGAGCGACAGCTACACCTGCGCGCTCTGTGCTGCGGGCTATGAGCCGACCCTCGACGAGATGGTCGAGGTGACCTTCACCGTCAGCCCCCGTGTGCGACACATCGCGGCCCACAATCCTGAACAGCTGTCGCCGGTCGAGTATTTCCGGCAGATCTATTGGGGCTCGGGCATCGATCTTCCTGACGACGGGTTTGAGGCCAAGGTTGATGAATTCATGCTGGAAGCGCTGGAGCTGCCGCCGGGTGAGAAGGCCGTGATCTCGCTGCAGCTGCCGGCGGAATTCGTTATTATCTTCGAGCCCGTTACCCATGCGGCCCAGTTTATCGATGTCAAAGGGGAGCCCACGCGTGAACGGCAAAACCTGACGATGGTGTTCGACAGAGGATTTCGCCATAGCGAAATTCTTGAACTACGGCCCGGATCATTCCGGATTTCAGTCGAAAATCACACGCAGGTTCGGACTTTGCCGTCGGTCTGCATCGCCAATGAGGCGCTGCATGAGCTGCTCGGCCGCCGCCGCCCATTCCTCACGGCGAAACGCCTGCTGTCCAACCAGACTTTTCGCGATATCTTCCGGACTGACACGATCGAAGTGGATCAGCGGTTGAAGATCACCAGCCTGACGTTCCTCTTTACAGACCTGCGTGGCTCGACGGAGCTCTATGAGCGGGTGGGCGATCTCGCGGCCTTCGATCTTGTGAAGACGCATTTCTCCATCCTGCGCGAGATTGTCGGTGCCCAGGCGGGCGCGGTGGTGAAGACAATCGGCGATGCGGTCATGGCCACCTTTCCCGCCCCCAGCAGCGCACTTGTCGCAGCGATGCGCATGCGCGACGCTATGCTTCATCTCAACAGCGAGCGCGGCAGCGAGGATCTCGTGCTGAAGATAGGCATTCACGAAGGCCCCTGCATTGCGGTCAGCCTCAACGAACGGCAGGATTATTTCGGGCAGACGGTGAACATAGCCTCGCGCGTGCAACATCTGGCCACCTCCCGCGAAATCTTCGCAACGGGCGCGGTGCTCGATGATCCCGGCGTTGCGAAGTTTCTCGCGGGAAGGGGCTTGAACCCGATGTCGCAGAGCGTTGCGCTGCGCGGCATTGCCGACGAGGTCAGGGTTTTCGCGATCCCGTAG
- a CDS encoding Lrp/AsnC ligand binding domain-containing protein produces MKPIFVQLQCAPGKTYEVADEIYRKEIVSEMYSTSGDYDLMIKIYVDESQDIGKFINDNIATVPGINRSLTTLTFNAF; encoded by the coding sequence ATGAAGCCGATTTTTGTTCAGCTGCAATGCGCACCGGGCAAGACCTATGAGGTCGCAGACGAGATCTACCGCAAGGAAATCGTCTCGGAAATGTATTCGACCAGCGGCGACTACGACCTGATGATCAAGATCTACGTCGATGAGAGCCAGGATATCGGCAAGTTCATCAACGACAATATCGCCACGGTTCCGGGCATCAACAGGTCGTTGACGACGCTGACGTTCAACGCTTTCTGA
- a CDS encoding YitT family protein — MADRGTLARIWASSADRHSMVDDAQGVVAGSMLAVLGISLLSNAGLLTGGTPGIAFLLHYATDLSFGICFFIVNLPFYYLAFRRMGPAFTLRTFAAVAITSMLSEQLPRYLGLNDVDPLVGALFGGLVIGAGLLALFRHRASLGGVGILALYIQDRFGWRAGLVQLCFDGMILACSFFLASPYIIACSIIGAIVLNLTLAINHRKDRYIAM, encoded by the coding sequence ATGGCAGACCGCGGTACGCTTGCACGCATATGGGCCTCAAGCGCCGATCGTCACTCTATGGTCGACGACGCGCAGGGCGTCGTTGCCGGCAGCATGTTGGCTGTTCTCGGGATTTCGCTTCTATCGAATGCGGGCTTGCTGACCGGCGGCACGCCCGGCATCGCCTTTCTGCTACACTATGCGACGGACCTGAGCTTCGGCATCTGCTTCTTCATCGTCAATCTGCCGTTCTATTATCTCGCGTTCCGGCGCATGGGGCCTGCCTTCACGCTGAGGACATTCGCTGCGGTGGCGATCACTTCGATGCTTTCCGAGCAGCTGCCGCGTTATCTCGGCCTCAACGATGTAGATCCACTGGTGGGCGCGCTTTTCGGCGGGCTGGTCATCGGCGCCGGACTTCTGGCCCTCTTCCGCCACCGCGCCAGCCTCGGCGGCGTTGGCATTCTTGCGCTCTATATCCAGGATCGGTTCGGCTGGCGCGCCGGTCTCGTCCAGCTCTGCTTCGATGGCATGATCCTCGCCTGCTCTTTCTTCCTGGCAAGCCCCTATATCATCGCCTGCTCGATCATCGGCGCGATCGTGCTGAACCTGACGCTTGCCATCAACCACCGCAAGGATCGCTATATCGCGATGTAA
- a CDS encoding TIGR02186 family protein, translating to MRALILAVLTVLFLAPVAQAEPPDFTEKLDIGISTDEIAITSDFRGADITIFGAIDGFDAGLLAQGKYNIVVALEGPKESSTVRKKQRVFGIWINTSSMTFELVPESYSLSSTRDIETIAPAADMNNMGIGVNHMPLTPVGYIGDGSAVGEFREAFRRLRETSGVYQRDPGGVQFISSSLFKASVRLPADVPNGVHVVRAYLFREGIFVAAKALPLRVVKTGLEQAITRAAHERPFLYGIVAVLLAVITGWLASIVFRRD from the coding sequence ATGCGCGCCCTGATCCTTGCCGTTTTGACGGTGCTGTTTCTGGCTCCCGTGGCGCAGGCGGAGCCTCCGGACTTTACCGAAAAGCTCGACATCGGCATCTCCACCGATGAAATTGCCATCACCTCGGATTTCCGCGGTGCCGACATCACCATCTTTGGCGCGATCGATGGCTTCGATGCCGGGCTGCTGGCACAGGGCAAATACAATATCGTCGTTGCGCTGGAGGGACCGAAAGAGAGCTCGACCGTCCGCAAGAAGCAGCGGGTCTTCGGCATCTGGATCAACACGAGTTCGATGACTTTTGAACTCGTGCCGGAATCGTATTCGCTGTCGAGCACCCGCGACATCGAAACGATCGCGCCGGCCGCGGACATGAACAACATGGGCATCGGCGTCAACCATATGCCGCTCACGCCCGTCGGCTACATCGGTGATGGCTCCGCTGTGGGCGAGTTCCGGGAAGCCTTCCGGCGTTTGCGCGAAACCAGCGGTGTCTATCAGCGTGATCCCGGCGGCGTGCAATTCATTTCCTCAAGCCTCTTCAAGGCCTCCGTCCGGCTGCCGGCCGACGTGCCGAATGGCGTCCATGTGGTGCGTGCCTATCTCTTCCGCGAAGGGATATTCGTCGCGGCAAAGGCTCTGCCGCTGCGCGTCGTCAAGACGGGCCTCGAGCAGGCGATCACGCGGGCTGCCCACGAAAGGCCGTTTCTCTACGGCATCGTGGCCGTGCTGCTTGCCGTGATTACCGGCTGGCTGGCCAGCATCGTCTTCCGTCGCGATTGA
- a CDS encoding RrF2 family transcriptional regulator: MKLGDGVEQAIHSVAMLAGLSDDGVLSAAALAAFHGVSTSYLLKHLQALSGAGILATVPGPKGGYRLAKATHRITLLDIVLAVEGPAPAFRCNEIRQRGPSPVGAHMFAKPCNISAAMLKAERVYRAELAKTTIADIGVQLTALDDGSIAARSCAFLEIHERRTAR, translated from the coding sequence ATGAAGCTCGGAGACGGGGTAGAGCAGGCCATTCACAGCGTCGCGATGCTTGCGGGCCTGAGCGATGACGGCGTGCTTTCAGCTGCCGCCCTTGCCGCGTTTCATGGCGTTTCGACGAGCTACCTGCTGAAGCATCTGCAGGCCTTGTCCGGAGCGGGCATCCTTGCCACGGTGCCGGGTCCGAAGGGTGGATACCGGCTCGCGAAAGCCACCCACCGGATCACGCTGCTCGACATAGTGCTTGCAGTCGAAGGGCCGGCCCCGGCCTTCCGCTGCAACGAGATCCGCCAGCGCGGACCGAGCCCGGTTGGCGCACATATGTTCGCCAAGCCCTGCAATATTTCAGCAGCCATGCTGAAGGCCGAGCGCGTCTATAGGGCGGAACTCGCCAAGACCACCATTGCCGATATCGGCGTGCAACTGACGGCCCTGGACGACGGATCGATCGCCGCCAGAAGCTGCGCCTTTCTTGAAATCCATGAACGTAGAACGGCTCGTTGA
- a CDS encoding type II toxin-antitoxin system VapC family toxin: MSGGYLLDTSVLSRFAPGRPDASSELREWMRDHGAAEALFISSMTIAEIEKGVCKLERQGAAAKSKQVRAWLEGIVATFEDRILPMDTATAVLAGAIEDAAVGRGRNPGLADVIIAATAQRSGLTVVTDNVRHFEELAVPFERPV; encoded by the coding sequence ATGAGCGGTGGTTATCTGCTGGATACCAGCGTTCTGTCCCGCTTTGCACCGGGCCGCCCGGATGCGTCCTCCGAGCTACGGGAATGGATGCGGGATCACGGAGCTGCCGAGGCCCTTTTCATTTCTTCGATGACGATTGCGGAAATCGAAAAGGGCGTCTGCAAACTGGAACGCCAGGGTGCGGCTGCAAAGTCGAAACAGGTGCGCGCGTGGCTCGAAGGGATTGTCGCCACTTTCGAGGATCGAATATTGCCGATGGACACGGCAACGGCTGTTCTTGCGGGCGCGATAGAAGATGCAGCCGTTGGCAGGGGACGCAATCCCGGTCTCGCCGACGTCATTATCGCCGCCACGGCACAGCGCTCGGGCCTGACGGTCGTGACCGACAACGTCCGCCACTTCGAGGAACTCGCTGTGCCGTTCGAACGACCGGTTTGA
- a CDS encoding sulfite exporter TauE/SafE family protein produces MTIYLPIAELSVNILIILGMGAAVGFLSGMFGVGGGFLITPLLIFYNIPPVVAVATGANQVVASSISGAITHFRRGTIDIKLGTVLLCGGLAGATVGIWLFALLRRIGQLDLVISLAYVLLLGTVGSLMLWESINALRRAARNEQVTLKRPGHHNWVHRLPLKMRFKKSKIYLSIIPVAGLGFCIGILTSVMGVGGGFIMVPAMIYLLRIPTNVVVGTSLFQIIFVSAYTVIVQATANYTVDIVLAFVLMVAGVIGAQYGVRVGQRLRGEQLRALLALLVLAVGIRLAVELVIPPKEIYSVVSAGLGY; encoded by the coding sequence GTGACGATCTACCTGCCCATAGCGGAACTGTCGGTCAATATATTGATCATCCTTGGCATGGGCGCGGCCGTCGGCTTTCTCTCGGGCATGTTCGGTGTCGGCGGCGGGTTCCTCATCACGCCGCTTCTGATCTTCTATAATATTCCTCCCGTCGTCGCGGTCGCGACCGGCGCCAACCAGGTCGTCGCATCCTCCATTTCCGGCGCGATCACTCATTTTCGACGCGGCACGATCGATATAAAGCTCGGAACCGTTCTCCTCTGTGGCGGTCTGGCGGGGGCAACCGTCGGCATATGGCTGTTTGCGCTGCTACGCCGGATCGGCCAGCTCGATCTCGTCATTTCGCTCGCCTACGTGCTGCTGCTTGGCACGGTCGGCTCCCTCATGCTGTGGGAGAGCATCAATGCGTTGCGTCGTGCCGCTCGCAATGAGCAGGTGACATTGAAACGCCCCGGCCATCACAACTGGGTGCATCGCCTGCCGCTCAAGATGCGGTTCAAGAAGTCGAAGATCTATCTCAGTATCATTCCCGTCGCGGGTCTGGGTTTCTGCATCGGCATCCTGACCTCGGTCATGGGTGTCGGCGGTGGCTTCATCATGGTGCCGGCCATGATCTATCTTCTTCGCATTCCGACGAACGTGGTTGTCGGCACCTCGCTGTTCCAGATCATCTTCGTCTCCGCCTATACGGTCATCGTCCAGGCCACGGCGAACTATACGGTTGATATCGTGCTGGCCTTCGTGCTGATGGTTGCGGGCGTGATTGGTGCACAATACGGCGTTCGGGTGGGCCAACGGCTGCGCGGCGAGCAGCTCAGGGCGCTGCTGGCGCTTCTCGTGCTTGCGGTCGGCATTCGCCTGGCGGTCGAACTCGTCATCCCGCCGAAGGAAATCTATTCGGTCGTCTCGGCGGGGCTCGGTTACTGA
- a CDS encoding type II toxin-antitoxin system Phd/YefM family antitoxin, protein MVSVRDAKAGFSNLVDEAVKGEFITITRHGKPVAAIVSIEAAEAAKKVLKKSRPNFGDYLMDFPGGIEFERNPSKMRDLDL, encoded by the coding sequence ATGGTAAGCGTCAGGGATGCGAAAGCCGGGTTCTCCAATCTGGTGGACGAAGCCGTAAAGGGTGAATTCATCACCATCACGCGGCATGGAAAACCCGTTGCGGCCATCGTCAGCATCGAGGCGGCGGAGGCCGCTAAAAAGGTGCTGAAAAAGTCCCGGCCCAACTTCGGCGACTATCTCATGGATTTCCCCGGCGGGATCGAGTTCGAGCGCAATCCTTCGAAAATGCGTGATCTCGATCTATGA